The DNA window CGGCGACCGAACGGCGCAGATCGGCAGCGAGCTCGGCAAGGTTGCCGATCGACTCGGCCGTCTGCTCGGCACCCTGCGATGTCTGGCTGGTGATCTGACGGATCACGCCCATGGTCTGTGTGATATCCGTCGCTGCGGCCGACTGCTGGTGCGCGGCGATGGAAATGTTCTTGATCAGGTTGTTCAAAGCGTTGGACACGCGCTCGATTTCGGTCAGCGCGGTACCGGCTTCTTCGGCCAGACGCGCACCGGACACCACTTCGGACGTGGTCTGCTCCATCGAGCTGACCGCTTCGTTGGTATCGGCCTGAATGGTCTGGACCAGACCTTCGATGCGTCGGGTCGCACTGGAGGTGCGTTCTGCCAAACGCTGCACTTCGTCGGCCACCACGGCGAAACCGCGACCTGCCTCGCCCGCCGAGGCGGCCTGCACCGCAGCGTTAAGCGCCAGAATGTTGGTCTGCTCGGAAATGTCGTTGATCAGCTCCACGATCGAGCCGATCTCCTGCGAGGATTCGCCCAGCCGCTTGATGCGCTTGGAGGTTTCCTGGATCTGGTCGCGGATCTGGTCCATGCCCTGAATCGTCTCGCGCACCACGCCGGCACCTTCGGCGGCGATGACCACAGAGCGCTGCGCCACTTCGGCCGACTCGGTGGAGTTGCGCGACACTTGTTCGATGCTGGCGGCGATTTCGTTGATGCGCTCGGAAGCGGTGTTGATCTGATTGGCCTGCTGGCCGGCCGCTTCGGCCAGCTGCATCGCGGTGGCCCGGGTTTCCTGCGTCGACACGGCAACTTTCGCCGAGGTGTCGTTGATCGTGGTCACCAAGTGGCGCAGTTCGTCCACGGCGTAGTTGATGGCATCGGCGATCGCGCCGGTCATGTCCTCGGTCACCGATGCCTTGACGGTCAGGTCGCCCTCACCTAGCGAGCTGATTTCGTCCAACAACCGCATAATCGCCTGCTGGTTGCGGCTGTTGAATTCCACCTGCGCCTGGTAGCGTACGTCCTGCTCGCGCGAACGCACCCGCACCCAGCTCCAGACGAAACCCACGATGGCCAGCAGGGCCACCAGGCCGGACACCACGCCCAACCAGAAGTTCGGAAACAGGCGCGTGTCGCGAACCGAACCGAACGCCGAGAATGCATCGAACAGCTTCTTGCTGTCGTCGAGCATCTTGTTGGAGCCGGCGGTCAACGCTGCGGCCGAGGACTGCGCGGCGAACAGATTGCGCGAGCTGGCGAGGATGGCGTCGACGTCTTGCTTCATCGTCGTCCACTGCGCCTGCGACTGCTCTAGCGCCGACAGCGCGGCCGGGTTGCGCACCGCGGCGATACCGAGTTCGTCGTTGCCTACGCGCAAACCTTCCAGCATCTGCGTGAACACCACCGAGTCGCGTGCCAGCGCGTCGCCGGAGGCGACCGCATCGGCGCCACCGGCGCGCATTTCAGTCACCCGGAGCGCCATGGTGCTGGCGACCACGACCTGCTGCAGCGTGTTGTAGATCTGCGAGGAAGGCGCGCCGCTGACCGTCATTGCGTGCACCACTTCGTTTAACTGCGCCTGCAACTGCGGCACGCTTGCGGAGAAGCGTTCGGCGTTGCTGGCCAGACCGAGCACCGCCGGTGCGCTGGCGATGACCTGATCGGCGCTCTTGCTGAGCGGCACCCAGGTCGCCTTGAGCTGCGCCATCGCGCTGGCCACCGAACCTTCCTGGCCGTAGCGGCCATCCAGTTCGCTGACCGTGCTGTCGATGCGGCTCTTGGTCGCCTTGAAGGTGGCAAACGCCTTGGCGTCACCGGAAATCGCTTCGCGGGCCTGGTTGGCCAGCTGCTGGGAGAGCACCTGCAGATCGGCCGCGCCAGTGCCGGCACCGGCAAGGCGACTGCCCTGCCAGGTAGCGACGCCGGTGTTGGCGCCGAACACGATCATCGACAACACCAGCAAGCCAAGCCAGAAGCTGGTACTGACGCTGCCAAGCTTATTGGTCTTGCGGGCGTCTGGGGCGTTACTCATGGTTCGACCTCGATCTGTATGACGTGGCGGGGTCGCAGCTTAGGCCGCGGCCTGCCGGAATTCAGGAGTGCGCGACAGCAACGCCAGGGAAAACACACCCCAGTCCTGCGTCTCGTTGCGGAAGGCACGGTCGATGAAGTGGGCGTAGCGCCCTTGCGCCAACTCGCCGGGTTCAACCGCCTGGACCTGCTCAAAACTGCGCTGACCGTACAGCTCATCGATGGTCAGAGCGACGTCGCCGCCGCTCTGCCGCATGATCAGCACACGCTGGCCTTCCTGCAGCAACGTACGCCGGCCCTCCAGGAACTGCTTCAGATCGATCACCGGGAACAGATTGCCGCGCAGGTTGCCCACGCCCAGCAGCCAGGGCTGTGCGCCCGGCACTGGCGTGACCGGCGGCATCGGCACGATTTCCGCAACTTCGCGGAAATCAGACACCAATCGCCGGGTACCGACGCGATAACCGACGCCACGCCAGATATCGGCCGAGAACTGGCGTTCCGGCAGCGGCGTGGCGTGCGCAAGACTGCGACGCTCATAATCTTCAAGAATATCGAATGGAGAACGCATCAACGCACCAGTTGTTTGATGCGGGCGATCAGATCGTCTTCGCGCGGCGGCTTGACGATGTAGTCGCTGGCACCTTGTCGCAAACCCCAGGCCCTGTCGGTTTCCATGCCCTTGCTGCTGACCAGCAGCACGGGGATGCCCTTCGTAGCCTGGTCGCGTGCGAGTGCACGCGTTGCCTGGAAGCCACTCATGCCGGGCAACACCACGTCCATCAGCACCAAATCGGGCGTCTGGCTGCGAACCAGCTCAAGTCCCTCTTCGGCATTGTCGGTGGCGACGACCGTATGGCCTGCTTTTTCCAGCCATTGACTGAAGACTGCCCGGTCGGTAGGCGAGTCCTCGATCAATATAATTCGAGCCATATTGCCTTTCCCTCTGGTCAGGCGTGGACGTACGTGCGAATCACGCTCAGTAGTTCTTCACGGGTGAATGGCTTGGTCAGATATTGCTCGGAGCCGACGATGCGGCCGCGTGCCTTGTCGAACAATCCATCCTTTGACGACAACATGATCACCGGCGTCGACTTGAAGAGCTGATTGCCCTTGATCAACGCGCAGGTCTGGTACCCATCCAAACGCGGCATCATGATGTCGACAAAAATGATCTGAGGGTGCCGGTCCGCAATTTTGGCCAGTGCCTCGAAACCATCCGTCGCTGTCACTACTTCACATCCTTCTCGCTTGAGCAGCGTTTCGGCGGTGCGGCGAATGGTTTTCGAATCATCGATCACCATCACCTTCAGTCCTGCGAGTTCCCTACCCGCAGCAATGTTTTCACTCATGCGAATATCCCCGGGCGCGCGACGCGTCACCCCTTCGACGTCGCTACCAAACTGCATCTATATCCCAAGATCCGCATTGACTGTCAAGGGCGCATTGCCGGGCCCCCGCCAGGCGGACGTTGCGACCGCGTCTGACTGCATCCCGCCCGGCAAGTCGCGCACTGCGACCCGCCGGGCGCCCCGTCACCCACCGCTTGAAGTTACCATCGGCAACTTGTTCGAAAGGGTTAGCCCAATGTCGCTCGACGTCGTTGTGGTGATGGATCCCATCGCCTCCATCAAGATCGCCAAAGACACCACCTTCGCCATGCTGCTGGAAGCCCAGCGCCGAGGCCACCATTTGCATTACGTACGTCCCGGCGGGCTCGGCTTGCGCGAAGGATGCGCGGTGGCGCAGGTCGCGCCATTGACAGTGCGCGAGGACAAGACCAGCTGGTGCACGCTGGGCGAGTTTACCGAGCTGGCGTTCGGACACGGCCAGGTGGTGCTGATGCGCAAGGACCCGCCAGTGGATGCGGAGTTCGTCTACGACACCCAGATACTCAGCGTCGCGCAGCGTGCCGGCGCGCAGGTGGTCAACGACCCGCAGGGTCTGCGCGATTACAACGAGAAGCTGGCTGCGTTGCTGTTCCCGCAATGCTGCCCGCCGACGCTGGTCAGCCGCGATGCTGCCGCGTTGAAAGCCTTCGTACTGGAACAGGGACAGGCGGTGCTCAAGCCGCTGGACGGCATGGGCGGGCGCTCGATCTTCCGCAGCGGCACCGGCGACCCCAACCTCAACGTGATCCTGGAAACGCTGACCGACGGCAGTCGCAAGCTGACCCTGGCGCAGCGCTTCATCC is part of the Xanthomonas fragariae genome and encodes:
- the pilG gene encoding twitching motility response regulator PilG, which codes for MSENIAAGRELAGLKVMVIDDSKTIRRTAETLLKREGCEVVTATDGFEALAKIADRHPQIIFVDIMMPRLDGYQTCALIKGNQLFKSTPVIMLSSKDGLFDKARGRIVGSEQYLTKPFTREELLSVIRTYVHA
- a CDS encoding response regulator, which gives rise to MARIILIEDSPTDRAVFSQWLEKAGHTVVATDNAEEGLELVRSQTPDLVLMDVVLPGMSGFQATRALARDQATKGIPVLLVSSKGMETDRAWGLRQGASDYIVKPPREDDLIARIKQLVR
- a CDS encoding methyl-accepting chemotaxis protein, yielding MSNAPDARKTNKLGSVSTSFWLGLLVLSMIVFGANTGVATWQGSRLAGAGTGAADLQVLSQQLANQAREAISGDAKAFATFKATKSRIDSTVSELDGRYGQEGSVASAMAQLKATWVPLSKSADQVIASAPAVLGLASNAERFSASVPQLQAQLNEVVHAMTVSGAPSSQIYNTLQQVVVASTMALRVTEMRAGGADAVASGDALARDSVVFTQMLEGLRVGNDELGIAAVRNPAALSALEQSQAQWTTMKQDVDAILASSRNLFAAQSSAAALTAGSNKMLDDSKKLFDAFSAFGSVRDTRLFPNFWLGVVSGLVALLAIVGFVWSWVRVRSREQDVRYQAQVEFNSRNQQAIMRLLDEISSLGEGDLTVKASVTEDMTGAIADAINYAVDELRHLVTTINDTSAKVAVSTQETRATAMQLAEAAGQQANQINTASERINEIAASIEQVSRNSTESAEVAQRSVVIAAEGAGVVRETIQGMDQIRDQIQETSKRIKRLGESSQEIGSIVELINDISEQTNILALNAAVQAASAGEAGRGFAVVADEVQRLAERTSSATRRIEGLVQTIQADTNEAVSSMEQTTSEVVSGARLAEEAGTALTEIERVSNALNNLIKNISIAAHQQSAAATDITQTMGVIRQITSQTSQGAEQTAESIGNLAELAADLRRSVADFKLPA
- the gshB gene encoding glutathione synthase — encoded protein: MSLDVVVVMDPIASIKIAKDTTFAMLLEAQRRGHHLHYVRPGGLGLREGCAVAQVAPLTVREDKTSWCTLGEFTELAFGHGQVVLMRKDPPVDAEFVYDTQILSVAQRAGAQVVNDPQGLRDYNEKLAALLFPQCCPPTLVSRDAAALKAFVLEQGQAVLKPLDGMGGRSIFRSGTGDPNLNVILETLTDGSRKLTLAQRFIPDISAGDKRILLVDGVPVDYCLARIPQGDEFRGNLAAGGRGEGRPLSERDRWIAAQVGPEMRRRGMRFVGLDVIGDYLTEVNVTSPTCVRELDAQFGLNIAGLLLDAIEAGAAQ
- a CDS encoding chemotaxis protein CheW, whose product is MRSPFDILEDYERRSLAHATPLPERQFSADIWRGVGYRVGTRRLVSDFREVAEIVPMPPVTPVPGAQPWLLGVGNLRGNLFPVIDLKQFLEGRRTLLQEGQRVLIMRQSGGDVALTIDELYGQRSFEQVQAVEPGELAQGRYAHFIDRAFRNETQDWGVFSLALLSRTPEFRQAAA